In the Vibrio gigantis genome, one interval contains:
- a CDS encoding ApeI family dehydratase — translation MDKRKPNIIAVDTIDNESTLTLNVSADITDFKGHFKSFPILPGVTQIDWALHYAVQELGVPSFFKGMEVIKFQEPILPDTTIQLSLKWDADKSKLSFSYTSNNGEQTHSSGKMKLGEKSE, via the coding sequence ATGGATAAAAGAAAACCAAACATCATTGCTGTAGACACGATAGATAATGAATCGACCCTGACACTTAATGTTAGCGCAGATATCACCGATTTTAAGGGGCACTTCAAGAGCTTCCCTATTCTACCGGGCGTCACGCAAATTGATTGGGCACTTCACTACGCAGTCCAAGAGTTAGGCGTCCCTAGTTTCTTTAAAGGCATGGAAGTCATCAAGTTCCAAGAGCCTATCCTGCCTGACACCACAATCCAGCTATCACTCAAATGGGATGCAGACAAAAGCAAGTTGAGCTTCAGCTACACTTCAAATAACGGTGAGCAAACCCATTCTTCAGGCAAAATGAAGCTGGGAGAGAAAAGTGAATAG
- a CDS encoding AMP-binding protein, translating to MTQTVSYTSLSKLLTQNRVPESIVCFDDNSEITWQTFNDDLSQLVHLLSSSPFQRVAICTQDSYLFSVAFLACAAANKHIILPGNYQPCALAELNEHFDCLLVDDSIGEVEVSDVRNIQTLLDSSTEVQKPLTDDLTTIDLATVPLTLFTSGSSGTPKAIDKTLEHLDIETAQLHKNWGELLKGNRIQSTVSHQHIYGLLFRVLWPLCSGVPFARNNLEYPEQILSHANQNCVLISSPALLKRLKHETNKVQLAGIFSSGGPLPTESTHQSRDLLGHLPIEVFGSTETGGIAFRQQENAQTPWQLFDCIEASLNSENCIKLLSPYIDNNNWYQTADECEMVSDNQFILKGRTDRVIKIEEKRVSLVEVEKRLEQLPWISECVVIPFEEPERLILASVLVLSDEGQATLSTMTKGKFWLMLRTELRKWLEPIAIPRKYRIVDEIPLNSQGKRLTSHIEQLIKS from the coding sequence ATGACCCAAACCGTATCTTACACCTCGCTGTCTAAGCTTCTCACTCAAAACCGAGTGCCCGAATCTATTGTCTGCTTTGATGACAATAGCGAGATTACGTGGCAAACATTTAACGACGACTTATCTCAACTCGTGCACCTTTTATCTTCATCCCCTTTTCAACGAGTCGCTATTTGTACCCAAGATAGCTACCTATTTTCGGTGGCTTTTTTGGCGTGTGCAGCAGCCAACAAACACATCATCTTACCGGGCAACTACCAGCCTTGTGCGCTTGCTGAGTTAAATGAACATTTTGATTGCCTGCTAGTTGATGACTCGATTGGCGAAGTTGAGGTGAGTGACGTTCGCAATATCCAAACCTTATTGGACTCAAGCACCGAAGTACAAAAGCCCCTAACCGATGATCTTACAACCATTGATCTGGCAACCGTCCCATTAACTCTGTTTACTTCAGGTTCAAGTGGCACGCCAAAAGCGATAGATAAAACGTTAGAACACCTAGATATTGAGACCGCCCAGTTACACAAAAACTGGGGCGAATTACTCAAGGGAAACCGAATCCAAAGCACCGTTTCTCATCAACATATCTATGGTTTACTGTTTAGAGTCTTATGGCCGCTATGCTCTGGTGTTCCATTTGCTCGAAACAACCTCGAGTACCCAGAACAGATCTTGTCTCACGCAAATCAAAACTGTGTGCTGATCAGCAGCCCAGCACTACTCAAACGCTTAAAGCATGAGACCAACAAGGTACAACTTGCAGGAATCTTCTCTTCGGGTGGTCCGTTACCTACCGAGTCAACTCATCAGTCACGAGATCTACTTGGTCATTTACCTATCGAGGTATTTGGCAGCACAGAGACTGGCGGTATAGCCTTTCGTCAGCAAGAGAACGCTCAAACGCCTTGGCAACTTTTTGACTGTATTGAGGCTAGTCTCAACAGTGAGAATTGCATTAAGTTATTGTCGCCCTACATCGATAACAATAACTGGTACCAAACCGCTGACGAGTGCGAAATGGTCTCAGACAATCAATTCATATTGAAAGGCCGAACCGACCGAGTGATCAAGATCGAAGAAAAACGAGTATCACTGGTTGAAGTGGAAAAGCGACTAGAGCAACTGCCTTGGATAAGCGAGTGTGTGGTGATTCCATTTGAAGAACCTGAGCGATTAATCTTAGCCTCTGTTTTGGTATTATCAGATGAAGGCCAAGCGACGTTATCGACCATGACTAAAGGTAAATTCTGGTTGATGCTACGCACAGAACTCAGAAAGTGGTTAGAGCCAATCGCGATCCCAAGAAAATATCGCATTGTTGATGAGATTCCTCTCAACAGCCAAGGTAAGCGATTAACATCTCACATAGAACAGCTAATAAAATCATAG
- a CDS encoding lysophospholipid acyltransferase family protein, translated as MSKVDQYWRVFATGLCFTIFGLGGLVLSFLILPSIALITPNTIQRELRAQRLIRFSFNAFCQIMKFTGAIDYRIDGAELLREDRNCIIVANHPSLIDYVLIASQLPQCDCLVKAAIWENPFMKRIVKAAGYIPNQAPDDLLERCEERFSRGNVLLVFPEGTRTTPGIEPSLQRGAAQIATRTQTNLRVIHITVSPTFLTKEKKWYQVPVTKPFFHVAVKGKIDVAPFIESSNNLTSAARRLNHHLAQTIFPSEENI; from the coding sequence ATGAGCAAAGTAGATCAATATTGGCGAGTATTCGCCACAGGCCTCTGCTTTACCATCTTCGGCTTAGGAGGCCTAGTCCTCAGCTTCTTGATCTTGCCATCTATCGCACTCATCACTCCTAACACCATTCAGCGAGAGCTCAGGGCTCAACGATTGATTCGCTTCTCATTCAATGCCTTCTGCCAGATCATGAAATTCACAGGCGCAATTGACTACCGAATTGATGGTGCTGAGTTGCTGCGTGAAGACCGAAACTGCATTATTGTTGCGAATCACCCGAGCTTGATAGACTACGTGCTAATCGCCTCACAGCTCCCCCAATGTGACTGCCTGGTTAAAGCCGCCATTTGGGAAAACCCATTTATGAAAAGGATCGTCAAAGCCGCGGGCTACATACCAAATCAGGCGCCCGACGATCTTTTAGAACGTTGTGAAGAACGCTTTTCACGCGGCAATGTCTTGCTTGTTTTTCCCGAGGGAACTCGCACTACGCCCGGAATTGAGCCATCCTTACAACGCGGCGCGGCACAAATTGCCACTCGAACACAAACGAATCTACGTGTCATTCATATTACGGTTTCTCCGACATTCTTAACGAAAGAGAAAAAATGGTATCAAGTTCCAGTAACGAAGCCCTTTTTTCATGTCGCGGTGAAAGGTAAAATAGACGTTGCACCATTTATTGAAAGCTCAAATAACTTAACTTCGGCAGCAAGACGCCTTAATCATCATCTTGCACAGACAATTTTCCCTTCCGAAGAAAATATTTAG
- a CDS encoding beta-ketoacyl synthase chain length factor, translating to MSNQSQLMSFNIEKWSANSAGLNSIAEWQAWSTNLDWPQDGSTEFKAIPPMMRRRMSLQSKLAVQTALTLLKDTSIDYLVFASRHGELHRTATLIQSILEGDDASPMAFSQSVHNTAAGLTTIAAKAPIPLTSIAAGQDTFHNALIEAYLYLHQYPSHRVLVIDFDQPLPELYQEFETQNYTDYALGLVLTSGSDYSVSRTVTNENSTDPLPQGLQALQNILQDSQRWTVTGKYQDWAWVNNAKAGEL from the coding sequence ATGTCAAATCAATCCCAATTAATGTCGTTTAATATTGAGAAATGGTCTGCAAATTCGGCAGGGCTCAATTCTATTGCTGAATGGCAAGCGTGGAGCACTAATTTAGATTGGCCACAAGATGGCTCAACTGAATTTAAAGCGATCCCACCGATGATGCGCCGCCGAATGAGCCTACAGAGCAAATTGGCCGTTCAAACTGCGCTAACCCTATTAAAAGACACCTCAATTGATTACCTGGTTTTTGCCAGTCGACATGGTGAGCTACACCGAACCGCCACATTGATTCAATCAATACTAGAAGGTGATGACGCCTCGCCGATGGCATTTTCGCAGTCCGTACACAACACAGCAGCTGGATTAACCACCATTGCCGCAAAAGCGCCGATCCCGCTAACCTCTATCGCTGCAGGCCAAGATACCTTTCACAATGCTCTGATTGAAGCCTACCTTTACCTGCACCAATATCCATCGCACCGTGTGTTAGTCATCGATTTCGACCAGCCTCTGCCAGAGCTGTACCAAGAGTTTGAAACCCAAAACTATACCGACTATGCACTGGGCTTAGTACTGACCTCTGGCAGTGATTACTCAGTATCAAGAACTGTGACCAACGAAAACTCAACAGATCCATTGCCACAAGGCTTGCAGGCTCTACAAAACATCCTTCAGGACTCTCAACGTTGGACCGTGACCGGTAAGTATCAAGATTGGGCTTGGGTAAACAACGCAAAAGCCGGAGAGCTATAA
- a CDS encoding glycosyltransferase family 2 protein, whose amino-acid sequence MNSTPVEATSQHQTKESSYKACFLIPCFNHGATMPAVVSSLHHFELPIIIVDDGSELATKQFLTPLAEHSHVTLVTLEKNQGKGGAVKAGIKKAQQLGFSHAIQIDADGQHDLEALPTLIQASQANPQRLISGQPVYDESVPKARLYGRYATHIWVWIETLSLSIKDSMCGFRAYPVDQTQAVLSKYDVGSRMDFDIEILVRLYWKGCDIDFVETRVIYPENGISHFDALWDNVKISWMHTRLFFGMLPRAPKLIARHFKSNATESNLGSSAGSELQNSEQPHWSRTQERGTVLGIKLLLAIYTLLGRGVFNLILRGVMRYYHLTGKRARNASEQYLFQLKAYAEQQNIELPAELTSYNHLLSFGHTMLDKLAAWKGDFSVDNLTIHGQDQFESMVANKQGVLILGSHLGNIELCRALGRRHSNIKINALVFTEHAERFNSVMKAVNPQSDLNLIQVTSMGPDTAILLQQKLEQGEWIVIVGDRTSTSKESRSVWTEFLGKEAPFPQGPFMLASVLKAPVFLLFGLRDDSQAKPHFNVYFEHFSDRIELPRKTREQSLKQVVQQYADRLQHYTLKAPLQWYNFFNFWTLSKHHDEKESK is encoded by the coding sequence GTGAATAGCACTCCAGTCGAGGCTACTTCTCAACACCAAACGAAGGAAAGCAGCTACAAGGCTTGCTTCCTTATCCCGTGCTTTAATCATGGCGCAACCATGCCTGCGGTGGTGTCGTCACTCCATCATTTTGAGTTACCTATCATCATCGTTGACGATGGTAGTGAACTCGCTACAAAACAGTTTCTCACTCCCCTAGCAGAGCACTCACATGTAACCTTGGTGACACTTGAAAAGAACCAAGGCAAAGGCGGTGCGGTAAAAGCCGGAATCAAAAAAGCACAACAACTCGGCTTTAGCCATGCCATTCAAATTGATGCTGACGGACAACATGACCTTGAAGCCTTACCAACATTAATTCAGGCATCACAAGCTAACCCACAACGTTTGATATCAGGCCAACCGGTTTACGATGAAAGTGTGCCCAAAGCGAGGCTCTACGGACGCTACGCGACACACATTTGGGTGTGGATAGAAACCCTGTCCCTATCGATCAAAGACAGCATGTGTGGCTTTAGAGCGTACCCTGTTGACCAAACACAAGCAGTACTAAGCAAATACGATGTTGGGTCTAGAATGGACTTCGATATCGAAATTCTAGTTCGCCTGTATTGGAAAGGTTGCGACATCGATTTCGTTGAAACTCGGGTGATCTATCCTGAAAATGGCATCTCTCATTTCGATGCATTGTGGGATAACGTCAAAATCAGTTGGATGCATACGCGTCTATTCTTCGGCATGCTGCCAAGAGCACCAAAACTGATTGCTCGTCATTTCAAATCTAACGCTACTGAAAGTAACCTAGGTTCATCAGCGGGTTCAGAACTGCAAAATTCAGAGCAGCCGCACTGGTCTCGCACCCAAGAACGCGGCACAGTGTTAGGCATCAAACTACTATTAGCCATTTATACCTTATTAGGTCGCGGCGTATTCAATCTAATCCTACGTGGTGTAATGCGTTACTACCACTTAACAGGCAAGCGCGCGCGAAACGCTTCTGAGCAATACTTGTTTCAACTAAAGGCTTACGCAGAGCAGCAGAATATAGAGTTGCCCGCGGAACTAACCAGCTACAACCACCTGCTTTCGTTTGGGCATACCATGCTCGACAAGCTCGCAGCATGGAAAGGTGACTTCTCGGTAGATAACCTTACCATCCATGGCCAAGACCAATTCGAAAGCATGGTGGCAAATAAGCAAGGTGTGCTAATTCTTGGTTCTCACCTTGGTAATATTGAGCTGTGCCGAGCTTTGGGTCGAAGACACTCAAACATCAAAATCAATGCGCTGGTTTTTACAGAACATGCAGAGCGTTTTAATTCCGTGATGAAAGCGGTTAACCCACAGTCGGATTTAAACCTGATTCAAGTGACTTCGATGGGGCCTGATACGGCTATCCTATTACAGCAGAAGTTGGAGCAAGGTGAATGGATCGTGATTGTCGGCGATAGAACTTCCACCAGCAAAGAGAGCCGCTCAGTATGGACAGAGTTCTTAGGTAAGGAAGCCCCGTTCCCTCAAGGGCCATTTATGTTAGCCTCTGTACTCAAAGCACCTGTATTTTTGCTATTTGGGTTACGTGACGATTCACAAGCAAAGCCGCACTTTAATGTCTATTTCGAGCATTTTAGCGACAGAATCGAACTACCAAGAAAGACACGCGAACAATCTTTAAAGCAAGTCGTTCAGCAATACGCAGATCGACTTCAGCACTACACACTGAAAGCACCGCTTCAGTGGTACAACTTTTTTAATTTTTGGACATTGAGCAAGCACCATGACGAAAAAGAATCCAAATAG
- a CDS encoding COG4648 family protein, giving the protein MRPLLTLLSAIILFTYPIAVYFGLNKFGLQTVGIVLAVIFAVRIFTGGQAKIKELKHLAWISGSAGIVLLTLGLAFKQHGWLTYYPVIVNVCMLVVFASSLWQPQTIIERLARLQEPELPQSGIDYTRKVTKVWCLFFIINGSIAFYTCFQPLEVWTLYNGLLSYVFAGVLFAGEWIVRQRIRQS; this is encoded by the coding sequence ATGCGTCCTCTGCTGACTTTACTGTCGGCAATCATACTTTTCACTTATCCAATAGCGGTTTACTTTGGACTCAACAAGTTTGGGCTGCAAACCGTGGGTATCGTCTTGGCCGTTATCTTTGCTGTTCGCATTTTTACTGGCGGCCAGGCAAAAATCAAAGAGCTAAAACACCTAGCTTGGATCAGTGGAAGTGCTGGTATTGTTCTGCTGACATTAGGTTTAGCCTTTAAGCAACATGGCTGGCTAACTTATTATCCCGTTATCGTTAATGTTTGTATGCTGGTAGTATTCGCTTCAAGCCTATGGCAACCACAAACGATCATCGAGCGCCTTGCTCGCCTTCAAGAGCCTGAACTTCCGCAAAGTGGCATTGATTACACGCGAAAAGTCACCAAAGTTTGGTGTCTGTTCTTTATTATCAATGGCTCTATCGCCTTTTACACCTGCTTCCAACCGCTAGAAGTATGGACCCTATATAATGGCTTACTCAGCTATGTGTTTGCAGGGGTGCTCTTTGCAGGGGAATGGATAGTGAGACAACGCATTCGTCAGAGTTAA
- a CDS encoding acyl-CoA thioesterase — protein sequence MSGILHPLQSEVTLVTSFQDADPMGVIYHGNYFRFFEEARRIMMDKIEYNYHEMKDSGYMWPIIDTRVKYIKAIPFNHKIKVTAKLTEWENRLRVDYEIHDALTGARMTRAHTMQVAVTIEEQEMCFASPKVFTDKVEHWHQFGCLPLATEHQPQASNPQQVNHESV from the coding sequence ATGTCTGGAATCCTTCATCCATTACAATCTGAGGTGACACTTGTCACCTCATTCCAAGATGCCGACCCAATGGGCGTGATCTATCACGGCAACTACTTCCGATTTTTTGAAGAAGCAAGACGCATCATGATGGATAAGATTGAGTACAACTACCATGAGATGAAGGATTCCGGCTACATGTGGCCTATCATTGATACTCGCGTGAAATACATCAAAGCGATACCGTTTAATCACAAGATTAAAGTCACAGCGAAGCTGACCGAGTGGGAAAACCGCCTGCGCGTCGATTATGAAATCCATGATGCCCTAACCGGTGCTCGTATGACACGAGCACACACAATGCAGGTTGCCGTGACCATTGAAGAGCAAGAGATGTGCTTCGCTTCTCCGAAAGTGTTTACCGACAAGGTAGAACACTGGCACCAGTTTGGTTGCTTACCTCTAGCAACTGAGCATCAACCTCAGGCCTCTAACCCACAGCAGGTGAACCATGAATCTGTTTAA
- a CDS encoding phosphopantetheine-binding protein, translated as METLHNELKQLIIDALNLEDMSTDEIETEAPLFGDGLGLDSIDALELGLAIKKKYNIVIDADDSNTREHFASVANLANYISSQTNN; from the coding sequence GTGGAAACATTACACAACGAACTGAAACAACTGATCATCGACGCACTAAATCTTGAAGACATGAGCACTGATGAAATTGAAACGGAAGCTCCACTGTTTGGTGATGGATTAGGGCTAGATTCAATTGATGCACTAGAGCTTGGCCTAGCTATCAAGAAGAAGTACAACATCGTGATTGATGCTGACGATTCAAACACTCGCGAGCATTTTGCGTCGGTTGCAAACCTAGCAAACTACATCTCATCTCAAACGAACAACTAG
- a CDS encoding acyl carrier protein yields the protein MTQANQQEVYNQVKDALIELFELDAEDITPEAHLYLDLDLDSIDAVDLVVHLQNVTGKKIKPEEFKAVRTVNDVVESVVELLKDA from the coding sequence ATGACACAAGCTAACCAACAAGAAGTATACAACCAGGTTAAAGATGCGCTGATTGAGCTGTTCGAGCTTGATGCTGAAGATATCACTCCGGAAGCTCATCTCTATCTTGATCTAGACCTAGACAGCATTGATGCGGTTGATTTAGTCGTTCACCTCCAGAACGTAACAGGTAAAAAGATCAAACCTGAAGAGTTCAAAGCAGTACGCACCGTTAATGACGTTGTAGAGTCTGTGGTTGAACTATTGAAGGACGCATAA
- a CDS encoding HAL/PAL/TAL family ammonia-lyase has product MTKKNPNSITFGAERLTIEDVVAISQGAKASMNTSDEFTSKIDRGVAFLERLLKEEGVIYGVTTGYGDSCTVAIPPNLVDELPLHLTRFHGCGLGETLSHEQSRAVLATRLCSLSQGVSGVTHDLLNQIVTLINQDISPRIPQEGSVGASGDLTPLSYLAAALIGERDVIYKGEVRPTSDVYKELGISPIKLKPKEGLALMNGTSVMTALACIAYKRAEYLAQLSTKITAMVSVGMHGNDFHFDEALFAVKPHPGQQQVAAWLRDDLQADRPPRNSDRLQDRYSLRCAPHVIGVVQDSLPWLRQMIENELNSANDNPIIDGDNERVLHGGHFYGGHIAMAMDTLKTAVANLADLLDRQMAQLMDYKFNNGLPFNLTGAEGERKPINHGFKAVQIGVSAWTAEALKHTMPASVFSRSTECHNQDKVSMGTIAARDCLRVLELTEQVAAASLLAGTQALELRKRHNELDEHHMSENLKHIRDEVLKEFEFIVEDRPLEGDLRHFISRIQNQHWSLYS; this is encoded by the coding sequence ATGACGAAAAAGAATCCAAATAGCATCACCTTTGGTGCCGAACGCCTCACTATCGAGGACGTTGTCGCTATCTCACAAGGCGCAAAAGCCTCGATGAACACCAGTGACGAGTTCACTTCAAAAATCGACCGTGGTGTTGCATTCCTAGAGCGCCTACTTAAAGAAGAAGGCGTGATTTACGGCGTAACGACGGGTTACGGTGACTCTTGTACCGTTGCGATTCCGCCAAACCTTGTGGATGAACTACCTCTACATCTGACGCGCTTCCACGGTTGTGGTTTAGGTGAAACACTGTCTCACGAGCAATCTCGTGCCGTATTAGCAACGCGCCTGTGTTCTCTATCACAAGGCGTGTCTGGTGTGACTCATGATCTGCTTAACCAGATCGTCACTCTAATCAACCAAGATATCTCACCACGTATTCCTCAAGAAGGGTCGGTAGGTGCCAGTGGCGACTTAACACCTCTGTCTTATCTAGCAGCCGCGCTAATTGGTGAGCGCGATGTTATCTACAAAGGTGAAGTGCGCCCAACCAGTGACGTTTACAAAGAGCTAGGCATTAGCCCTATCAAGCTTAAGCCAAAAGAGGGCTTGGCGTTGATGAACGGTACTTCTGTAATGACGGCATTAGCGTGTATCGCTTACAAGCGTGCAGAATACCTAGCTCAGCTGTCAACTAAGATCACGGCTATGGTATCGGTAGGTATGCACGGCAATGACTTCCACTTCGATGAAGCCTTGTTCGCCGTAAAACCTCATCCAGGTCAACAACAGGTTGCGGCATGGCTGCGTGATGATCTGCAAGCAGATCGCCCGCCACGTAACAGTGATCGCCTACAAGATCGTTACTCTCTGCGCTGTGCTCCACATGTTATCGGTGTAGTTCAAGACTCTCTACCTTGGCTTCGTCAGATGATCGAGAACGAACTAAACAGTGCCAATGACAACCCAATAATCGATGGTGATAATGAACGCGTACTGCACGGTGGACACTTCTACGGTGGTCACATCGCAATGGCAATGGATACACTAAAAACCGCCGTAGCCAACCTTGCTGACCTGCTGGATCGCCAAATGGCCCAGCTGATGGATTACAAGTTCAATAACGGCTTGCCATTCAACCTTACGGGGGCTGAAGGCGAACGTAAGCCAATCAACCATGGCTTCAAAGCTGTACAAATCGGCGTGTCAGCTTGGACAGCAGAAGCATTGAAACACACGATGCCAGCAAGCGTATTCTCTCGCTCAACTGAGTGTCACAACCAAGACAAAGTGAGCATGGGCACTATTGCTGCTCGTGACTGTTTACGCGTTCTGGAGCTAACCGAACAAGTAGCAGCAGCTTCACTTCTAGCCGGTACGCAAGCGCTTGAACTTCGTAAACGCCACAATGAGCTAGATGAGCACCACATGAGTGAAAACCTCAAGCACATTCGCGACGAAGTACTGAAAGAATTTGAGTTTATTGTCGAGGACCGCCCGCTTGAAGGCGATCTGCGCCACTTTATTTCTCGTATTCAAAATCAGCACTGGTCACTTTACTCATAG
- a CDS encoding methyltransferase, with product MSEYKLDPFNALEAKTEAQKLSFAPIVFHTARTLRDLGILKALDDAGNEGLPAESISESTGISEYGVKVLLDMALSAHIVTWEKPNYKMANLGFYLLHDGMTNANMDFTADVCYAAMMHLTEAIEEGTPAGLKELGDWETIYQGLSQLPEKAKESWFKFDHFYSDRSFPVLLEKVFSKKPKSLVDIGGNTGKWAMQCCNHDSDVEVTIVDLPQQLEMAMVNATQHGHQDRVTPFPANMLDKQQALPTGADVWWMSQFLDCFSPMEILSILKRVRSHMSEEATVYILELFWDAQKYDAASYSLNATSLYFTCLANGNSRFYRSEDFLEIVEEAGFEVVTRTDDIGLGHTLLELKAGAQ from the coding sequence GTGTCTGAATATAAATTAGATCCATTCAACGCATTAGAAGCAAAAACAGAAGCGCAGAAATTGTCTTTCGCTCCTATTGTTTTTCATACTGCTCGTACACTTCGCGATTTAGGTATCTTGAAAGCGTTAGATGATGCGGGCAACGAGGGTTTGCCTGCAGAGTCTATCTCTGAATCAACCGGTATCTCTGAGTACGGAGTGAAAGTTCTACTCGATATGGCGTTAAGTGCTCATATTGTTACTTGGGAAAAACCTAACTACAAAATGGCCAACCTTGGCTTCTACCTTCTGCACGATGGTATGACCAATGCAAACATGGATTTTACGGCCGATGTTTGTTATGCCGCGATGATGCATCTAACCGAAGCCATTGAAGAAGGCACTCCTGCCGGCTTGAAAGAGCTGGGTGATTGGGAAACCATTTATCAAGGCTTGTCTCAATTGCCCGAAAAAGCGAAAGAGAGCTGGTTCAAGTTTGACCACTTCTATTCGGATCGTTCGTTCCCTGTGTTACTTGAAAAGGTCTTCAGTAAGAAACCTAAGTCACTGGTGGATATTGGTGGTAACACGGGCAAGTGGGCGATGCAGTGTTGTAACCATGACTCTGATGTTGAAGTCACGATTGTTGATTTGCCACAGCAACTCGAAATGGCAATGGTAAATGCAACGCAGCACGGTCATCAAGACAGAGTCACTCCATTCCCGGCGAACATGCTGGATAAACAACAAGCTCTGCCAACAGGCGCCGACGTGTGGTGGATGAGTCAATTCCTTGATTGCTTCTCGCCAATGGAGATTCTGAGCATCTTAAAGCGTGTTCGCTCTCATATGTCAGAAGAAGCGACCGTCTATATCCTTGAGCTGTTTTGGGATGCACAGAAATACGATGCAGCTTCTTATAGCTTGAACGCAACTTCGCTTTACTTTACGTGCTTGGCAAATGGTAATAGCCGCTTTTACCGCAGTGAAGATTTCTTAGAGATCGTTGAAGAAGCTGGCTTTGAAGTGGTGACTCGCACCGACGATATCGGTCTTGGTCATACACTGCTTGAATTGAAAGCTGGCGCGCAATAA
- a CDS encoding LolA family protein, protein MNLFKRSRKHINILLLGLAAMMTSGLVCAKENTAAVGSISELQAVLSENSIVRGEFTQTRNMEMFAQPLTSQGTFLLDKSSGLLWTQTTPFPVNLVLTGNKLSQRFADQPAKIITDKENPMAFYFSHIFLSVFHGDTQKLQDQFSLSFQPATAQSSDQNTGSWTLTLKPKSAPMNAVFEAITLQGNSDIERIELKEIRGDSTVIEFSQLSHQPEVLSDAEAQQFQL, encoded by the coding sequence ATGAATCTGTTTAAACGCAGCCGCAAACACATCAATATCTTGCTACTTGGGCTTGCTGCGATGATGACGAGTGGCCTTGTTTGCGCCAAAGAGAACACAGCTGCTGTCGGCTCTATTTCAGAGCTGCAAGCGGTGCTCAGCGAAAATAGTATTGTTCGTGGCGAGTTTACTCAAACACGCAATATGGAGATGTTCGCCCAACCTCTAACGTCGCAAGGTACATTCCTGTTAGACAAATCAAGTGGTTTACTCTGGACACAAACCACACCGTTTCCGGTGAACTTGGTACTCACCGGCAACAAATTGAGCCAAAGGTTTGCCGACCAACCCGCGAAGATCATCACTGATAAAGAAAACCCAATGGCGTTTTATTTCAGCCACATTTTCCTATCGGTGTTCCACGGTGATACACAAAAACTTCAAGACCAATTCTCACTGTCGTTCCAACCTGCAACGGCACAAAGTTCAGACCAAAACACAGGATCTTGGACACTGACTCTTAAGCCCAAAAGCGCACCAATGAATGCAGTATTTGAGGCTATCACGCTGCAAGGCAACAGTGATATTGAGCGTATCGAGCTAAAGGAGATTCGCGGAGATAGCACGGTGATCGAATTTAGCCAGCTAAGCCATCAACCGGAAGTATTATCAGATGCCGAAGCGCAACAATTTCAGCTCTAA